Proteins encoded in a region of the Spiroplasma endosymbiont of Amphimallon solstitiale genome:
- a CDS encoding tRNA1(Val) (adenine(37)-N6)-methyltransferase: MESTKKILILNQDDKKIKLIQRKDMFCVSLDTILLSNFIKIKPSTKTIIDFGTNNAVIPIILAAKFQGKVIGIEIQEPAVELALENIKLNDLEKRIVIVHEDIKIYAQREKEKVDLIVCNPPFFPLWDKSKVKAQPLKIAARHEVYINLEEIIASASKLLKDKGRLVMINSVERINETLLLLKKYQIIPKKLQIVYPKINQAANVFLIEAGFLAKEGMIVLPPLICHNENNTYIDEIAKWYK; this comes from the coding sequence ATGGAAAGTACAAAAAAGATTTTAATTTTAAATCAAGATGATAAAAAAATTAAACTTATTCAAAGAAAAGATATGTTTTGTGTTTCTTTGGATACTATTTTATTAAGTAATTTTATTAAAATAAAACCTAGTACTAAAACAATAATTGATTTTGGAACTAATAATGCTGTTATTCCAATAATTTTAGCTGCAAAATTTCAAGGAAAAGTAATTGGTATTGAAATTCAAGAGCCAGCTGTTGAACTTGCTTTAGAAAATATAAAACTTAATGATTTAGAAAAAAGAATTGTCATTGTTCATGAAGACATAAAAATTTATGCTCAAAGAGAAAAAGAAAAAGTTGATTTAATTGTATGCAATCCACCTTTTTTTCCTTTATGAGATAAAAGCAAAGTAAAAGCACAACCTTTAAAAATTGCAGCAAGACATGAAGTATATATTAATTTAGAGGAGATTATTGCTAGCGCAAGTAAATTATTAAAAGACAAAGGGCGATTGGTTATGATAAATAGTGTAGAAAGAATAAACGAAACGCTGCTTTTATTAAAAAAATATCAAATTATACCTAAAAAATTACAAATAGTTTATCCTAAAATTAATCAGGCTGCCAATGTTTTTTTAATTGAAGCAGGATTTTTAGCGAAAGAAGGAATGATTGTTTTGCCACCATTGATTTGTCATAATGAAAATAATACTTATATTGATGAAATAGCAAAGTGATATAAATAA
- the tilS gene encoding tRNA lysidine(34) synthetase TilS: MNINWLNKLNKKITYLLAVSGGPDSMFLLDNLVRNKFKIIVCHVNYHKRWSSNVDEQIVREYCTNNKITLEVKNIKEEEYNKKQNFQSQARVLRYDFFNEIAQKYQVYNLVVAHHIYDLLETYIIQKQRKAIVSYYGLKFKTTYKSLSVYRPMLELKKEDIIDYLTLYHIKYGFDETNELIIYERNRIRQQQINKLTDFDINLMLSEIKELNSEQELLKDELEVIYNTIINDDVLAINEFKKYEFKLQQMIIYEFLSQYDEELVLSLKKAKIKEIVRVLTKSSKPNITICISENTWVIKEYNFAYISEKNEPKQFSYKISKINNYNFKEITISKTEPTGGEFQALYINKSDFPLTIRTNNGEEEIETPFGTKKINRLFIDNKIPYRERLIWPVIINSSGKVVAIPKLSVNKNNISEKPNLYVLKYYGII, from the coding sequence ATGAATATTAATTGATTAAATAAACTTAATAAAAAAATAACTTACTTATTAGCTGTATCAGGTGGTCCAGATAGTATGTTTTTATTAGATAATTTAGTACGTAATAAGTTTAAAATTATTGTTTGTCATGTTAATTATCATAAACGTTGAAGTAGTAATGTTGATGAGCAAATTGTTCGAGAATATTGTACAAATAATAAAATAACTTTAGAAGTAAAAAATATTAAAGAAGAGGAATACAATAAAAAACAAAATTTTCAAAGTCAAGCACGTGTACTTAGATATGATTTTTTTAATGAAATTGCTCAAAAATATCAAGTTTATAATCTTGTTGTAGCACATCATATTTACGATTTACTTGAAACATATATTATTCAAAAACAGCGCAAGGCAATAGTTTCTTATTATGGATTAAAATTTAAAACAACATATAAATCTTTATCGGTTTATCGTCCAATGTTAGAATTAAAAAAAGAAGATATTATTGACTATTTAACTTTGTATCATATTAAATATGGATTTGATGAAACAAATGAATTAATTATTTATGAAAGAAATAGAATTAGACAACAACAAATTAATAAACTTACTGATTTTGATATTAATTTAATGTTAAGTGAAATTAAAGAATTAAATAGTGAACAAGAGTTACTGAAAGATGAACTTGAAGTAATTTACAATACCATTATTAATGATGATGTGCTTGCTATTAATGAATTTAAAAAATATGAATTTAAATTACAACAAATGATTATCTATGAATTTTTAAGCCAATATGATGAAGAATTAGTTTTATCTTTAAAAAAGGCTAAAATTAAAGAAATAGTTAGAGTTTTAACTAAATCTAGTAAACCAAATATTACTATTTGTATTTCTGAAAATACTTGAGTTATTAAAGAATATAATTTTGCATATATTAGTGAAAAAAATGAACCAAAACAATTTAGTTATAAAATTTCTAAAATAAATAACTATAATTTTAAGGAAATTACTATTTCTAAAACTGAACCAACAGGTGGTGAATTTCAAGCTTTATATATTAATAAATCAGATTTTCCATTAACAATTAGAACTAATAATGGTGAAGAAGAAATTGAAACACCATTTGGTACAAAAAAAATTAATCGTTTATTTATTGATAATAAAATTCCATATCGTGAACGTCTTATATGACCAGTAATCATAAATTCAAGCGGAAAAGTAGTGGCAATTCCAAAATTATCAGTAAATAAAAACAATATTAGTGAGAAACCTAATTTGTATGTGCTAAAATATTATGGTATTATTTAA